ATTTTCTGCAAAGGAAAAACACCAACTCAAATTGCTGCATCCAAAACTCTCAAACTGCTGACCGCAAAGACATCCCAGGGTGTCTGGTAATCTTTAAATACCCAATCATTTTACATcattacaaaacaaattaaatgtGGCAATCAGATGTTCAAGCTATGAGAATCTTAAATTTTCACGAAATAAATGACCCGTAAAAGTTTATCCAGATGGAAGAGAGCTAGAAAGAGATGctgaatcaaaatttaaaactaaataatatttagaaCATTTATATATAGTAAAAACTAGAGTTCATTACATGGAATAACATGATAACCCATCGCGGAATAAACTTTAATCCTACTAAGGATATGAATATTGAAACTAAAACACACAATTatgaattataatataaagCCTCTTACAACTCCACCTGTAAACTTGACACAACAACGTAACAACTACGGTATTTATAAATTAAGTAACCAAACAAAGCTTAGGGGGAGGAAGAAGTTGCAGGAGGAGGAGATAAAAATGGGATGGAAGGAAATGAAGTTGGAATGGTAGGGATTGATGGAAAGTTCGGAAGAGCCATGTTCGGGAGCGGTGGCAATGCTAGCCCGCTGGGGATGTTCACCGGAGAGCTCGGAAGCGGAGGGAGATTAACCTTAGGTAATGTGGGTTGTGGTAAATTTGGAAGAGTAGGGTTTGACAAGGCAGGCAATGGTGGTATCCCGGTTGGAATCACCGGAAGGTTTGGCACCAAGGGTGGAGCGGTTTGCAAGAGATGGCGGGCAGCTTGGCCGACATCGATGCTCGAGAGAGCCAAAGTAGCCATAAAAGCAATGATCAAGAACTTGGAAGAagccattttttttcctttttctttgagGGGATGATTTTGAAGCTTTTGTTAATTAAAGATATGGTGATATATTGAAAGGCATAATTATGATCTTATTATATATAGCTTGGGGAGTTGCTTTAGGATAATTTGGTTGATGAAGGTTGGTATGCTTTGGCCGGCCGCCATCAATATGATCTTCAGAACAAAATAAACCTTAGTTTAATTAAGTAGTTTAATTTCTTGAAGAATTAGTTCAACAACTGTATGACAAAATGTCATGAACTTGGAAATTAGATCACCAAAACAAGGATTATGTTTGGATCAAGAAAATTGTTCGCGGATGGGATCGCATGAAAAATATAATAGTTTAGGCTCTATAATAACCATTTTGTTTGTTCCTTTGTAGTTTAGCTACATACCATTGCTTGATAATTaagtgtttaattaattttcataaaccACAAAccattaagaaaaataaaaataacaaaaggcTATAAAAATCAATTAGCTTAATAAAAATAGTAAGGCTAGTGGGTAGAAATtttaaagattataataaccaAGTATATaccaacatttaaaaaaattgtaaatatagcaaaatctaccAATGATAAATTTTTATCGTTCTTAGACTTatatctattagtgatagcCACCAACAATATAATCTAATATTGATAGACCATGAGAAGTTATTAGAGATTGAAGTCCATCATTCATGGAATTTGCTATATTAGCATTATTTTTTGTAAAATGTTGTAATATAtactattttgattttgattgctatatttgtaacttTCTCAATTAAAagttaggggtcttttcaaattGTAACAAAGCAGCAAAGtatttacaccgtatagaacaatttcgaagatgaaaaaaaactcacaggcccacaatggaaaatacaaaaaatcctctgtcaaccacgctgtcaacaacgggcgtaatatatttggtacacgatcgtttagatttggtacatgatcgtttagatttagttatttagatttagttagccaaatctaaactatttaatttttttaattctatcctCTAAATTGCTTACATggtcgtttaatttggttacacgatcgtttagattttggttacagaatcatttagatttggtcgtttagatttgactagacgatcgtttagatttggctacccctaatctaaacattttttttttcaaaatttgatacatgatagtttaaatttggttaaaggaaaattttcaagattcttttggtacacgatcatttagatttggctaaacaattttttttaaaattcttttggtatacaattgtttattttttttacatgatcatttagattttgttacttCAATCTAaggatttttttcaagattctttatacacgatattttagattttgttatccTAGTCTAAACGACGtaataaaagagaaaagaaaaaaagaaagatgatggaaagaaatcgcagtgaaaagaaaaaagaagagaaaaagaagaaaaagaagaaaaacaatagaaagaaatcatatttggttacccaaatctaaacgacgtaaaaaaagaagaggaaaaaaagaaagataatggaGAAAAAttacagcgaaaaaaaaaacaagaaagatgatagaaaagatatggaggaaaagaaagacaggaggacaaacctgaaatatttaaaaaatggctaactttataggttttgttacatatgccgtaaatattttagtagtttgtcatatttacgaaaattaacctaaaagttacattattttattgttttctttttgtttttttttattattattatttctactTTCTTAAGAGTAATTTTTAGAATCTAATTAAGAATTGAAGGGTTTGATTAATTaggaaagaataaaagaaaccataatactttttttaaaaaaaaaatctaacaatAATAGGAAGTTGGGTAAGAAATCAGAACTATttatttgtagttttttttGGTGAAAAAACTATGTTTAATAGAAGAGAtgaattcaaataaaaaataaaattgtatttcttttttagtttcaaatttttACTTGATGGTGAAAAAGTTGataaaaaggtaaaaaaattAGAAGTAAAATGAATGTTGATAGGAAAAGATCTAAAACCAAAATACTACCAAGGAGGGTTAATAAGTTATCAAAGGATGTGAATAACTGAATACTCGCGTTAGGTAAACCAACAAACCAATAAAGTTTGAGAATctgcttttaaattttaagtgATAATTCTTAGAACTACTTGGACTTTATTTGACTAATTacatatttaagatatttttcttttttccttttaaacaGTTATTTGagataaatatatttattttgtgaTTGACCCATAAAACAAGTTCCTCTTTTAACATCCTATGCATTGGGATTTCTTAATTTGAGTTGAAGATGCATTTGCACATAATCTCCGTTAAATGGACTTTAACCTTCTTGCATTCGCCATGATCCTTAACCTAAGAAATGTGTCTTGAAACAAACATGAATTATGATGTGGGTGAATTTAGTCCTGACATAATAAAGCTACAAAAAAATATTAGTTAGACTAAATAAGTATAGTCcaaattaataaataagataAGTCTAAGATTTGATCCTAGCTTATAGGAATTAAGAAGCTCATATCCTAATTTGTGACCTTCCCATATTGTTTTTTACCTTAAAAGAACGATAAAAAAGTTTGTGCCACAATATGTGAACTCCATGTTGGATGAGAAGTTTCGGTCAATTAAATTCTCCAGCATCATTACAACGAAAACCAAACTCATCATGATTATTATAAATAAACTTGGTCAAGTAACTAAAATAACTAAAATCCAACCCAATTTAAGTTCACGTCCACGGTAGAATTTGGGCTAAGGAAAACATTGGGCCTAGTCACCCAGGCTTGGATTTGGGCCAAGGAAGACATTGGGCCCAAACTCAAGCCATCAGATGACTATGTTCAAGCCCATGTCCACCTAAACCAATGAAAGTTCTCTATAATTAGAGGTCTTGTTTTTTCATTTAGGGGGAGGGAGAAGAGGAAAGAGAAGAACTGAAGATTAAAGTTATGAAGATCATTTAAAGTGTAGAAGATTAAAATACTGCATATCTGCAAAATATATAACTTTAAGCTCTGAAGTTTTGAAATTCCAAAGGTTATTGAAGCTTCTAAAATTATAACTCTCTTAAAACTTTTAAACTCTCAGAGTATGAAGACTTAGGCTCTAAAGCTCTTAAAATCTAAAGTTCATATCATTGAAGCTCTGAAGATCTAGAGAATATAACTCTCTTGAAGTTGTAAGATACATCCAAGTAGATCAACAACCCAAAGGTCGTTCATCAAGCCCAAAGATCGATCATCCAAAAAGTGTtacgccccaccccaaataccGCATCCCGTGACTAAATGGAACGCATGCTGCCTAGACATTCGTCGCACTCTTCTTGCGAAGTAACGTGTTGAACTCCTAGTAAGCAAAACaactccttttctttttgttttctcttGTTTCTTAATAAAGCTCTTCCACTTGAGCCATGAGACTTTTACTTCTTTTACAGCGGAAACAACTTAAGAAAACAACACACACATGTAACACAGCAGAAAACTTGAACtccttttttttattaacttaaagCTTACAAATTATAGATAGAAATTACATTTTGCTTTGCACAACCTAAACCCTCTTGTCTTATCACGTCATTCTTCTTCCACCAAGCTGCAACCTTTCGACCAAGGTGTTCATGAGTATAAGACTTCCGATCTCAGTCCTTTTTCCTCTAGTCCTTAGCAGTTCACCCCAAGGGCATCCTCTGAAGTCTTCTTTCTTGCTTTTCGCCACTGAAGCTACTTCTTGTAGAGGGTACTTAGAGGTGTAAAGGTGGCACTTCCTCCTCCACCTAGGTTGCCCAACTACCTTCTTAGCAAGCCGCGTTAGGGCTACTCTTCCCCTGACTCAACTCCTTGGCTCTCTGGTTCACATGCCTTCACCAACCTAGGTATTGCACTCGCTTGCCTTCTAAGTTGGGTCATTCGAACTAAGGAGTAATTCGTTTATAAACAGGCTCCTTAGGCGTAATAGGAATTTCCATGGCTGACGGGCCATGTAAGACTACAAAAACATTTTACCTTCCCTTCTTAGTTTGGTTATGCAGCCTCAGAACTACCCTTCGCATGGCCTCAACACCTAATAACCTGGGGAAAGAAAAcacttaaaatgtaagtcaAACGAACTTAATGAGCGACAGGTTTTTAAGAAAACCTTTTGGAAAAAAATCACAAGGAATCCACAATAAAATGAATAGTAAGTCATAACACATGAAGTTTATCGCAACGGATAACACATCTCGTGCAACCACCACAATTTAATAACCACACAAGGAGTTTGTTGGTTTTTTATTATGctctaaaataattttatagcACTACAAGAAGAAAGGGGTATGTCGACACAGAGTTGCATCGACAAAAGCCAGGAATGCGTCGAGAAAGGCTATGTCGACGCAGAAAAAAACGTCGACAAGATTGTCATGAGAAAAGTGTCATGAAAGGCTCTTCCGACGCACGAACAGGACAATGTCAGCAAAGGGTTACTACCGACAAACTCTTCACCGACATGGTCAACACGTCGACAGTGGGGAACTACCAATGTTTGTTAACAACGTTGCAAATACCTTACTACCAACGTCGCCAAGTACATCAGCATCATCTAGTACGTCGACATCATTTAGTACGCGGTATCGACAATGTTatctaatttaatatttttattaattaacttaaaattaataaaaaaatattaaaattccAAATTTAACTACGATTAacgtaaaattaaaaagaaattattaaaataccaaatcgaatttattattaattctAATATTTAAAAAGTACACGTTCGTAGGTTTAGAAATTACatgaataataaaaagtaaaaatttaaacttaaaacaTAGTTCTAAGCACCCGCGCTAGTTTCTTAACTTATGCACATTACCTCAActgtagctagtatgatcataaGGACTTGGGCAAAATGTGCGAGGAAAGTGGAACATTATTACGAGGTGCATCAAGAGAAATATGAGGTTACTTTAAACAGAAACAACCCTTACTCTTGTGGTTCTAGAAAATTGATTGGGAAGAGAGGAGTAGTACATGACAAGATCGATAATAGAACAGTAAGCCATAGGAAGTTTTCCACTTATATATTAAGTAAATGTGATTGATAACTTTTTTAACAATCAATCATATATACCTAATATGCAAGTGAGGAACTTTTTATGGCTTACCTATTCGAttctcgatcttgtcatttttTGCTCATGTCTTCCGAATCAATTTTCTGAACCACCAGAGTAAGAGTTCTTTTTATTTGAAGCAAACTTGTATTTTTCTCAACACAACTCATAAGAATGTTCTACTTTCCTCTTTACACATTCTACTCATATCTCTATGATCATACTATCAGCATTTCCTAAACCCTTCTCAATTTTGTGAATTACAGAACGTGAAGATGGATTTTTTATAGAGGAAATCCCGACGTTTCGCTTATGACGTCAACATCGGATCCCTAACTCATGATGCAGTCACTTATGGCGTCGTGAGAATTCTGTTAAAAATAGTCAAAACGTTACACATCTCGTAATGTTACCGACCCCACATCTGTAAAGATTTGACCACTCACGACGCCATGCAATCCGATGTCGTGAGAACTTTGTCAAAAGCAGTCAAAACGTCACACATCTCATGATATTACCTACCTAACGTCGACAGAGGTTTGACCTCTCTCGATGCCATGCAATCGATGCTGTGAGAATCCTATCAAAAGTAGTCAAAACATCACACATCTTGTGACATTACCTACCCTACATCGACAGAGGTTCCACCTCTCACGACGTTATGCAATCCGGCATCATGATATTCTTGTCAAAATTTTACAACCTTTGTCGACGAGGTTAAAAAAACGTTGGCAAAAGGTTAACCACTCACAACGCCTTGCATGCAACGTCGGCAGTAATTGGGTCAATAGCAATGTGTTCATGCATGGCGTTGTGAaagtctatattattatttaaattaaaagtttctGCAATGTCTCCTCGCTCGACGTTGTGGAAGTCTCACACTCTGTCGACATTATTTGTGCGACGTCGCCAGAGATCCATACTGTCGACTCTTCCTTCACGGCTTTGCAAAAAAAAATTTTTATGACGTCACTTTTTTCGATGCGTTTTTTGACATCGACATACCTTTGATTTTTTGTAGTGTGTATAATTggtttattgtttaattatttaataaaagttattattctCATTATTATTCAATTGTATGTTTGTATAATAATATTCATGAATATGTTATTATATTCCTAAAGTCCCTAATCGATTATTATATATTGTgggaacaataataaattaagattagtatgggttataattgataatcataggatgattatatatgtagagacataaattataatcatattttcttattagagaATAAGAATTGGACTGACCCCTTTTGGGCTTATTACATGAACATGTGTCATaaataatctcaaataattgATTGTTTTGATTCTTAGACTTGAGATTATCATAGTGTCAaagataaaaaattaatatattttgatGCAATCAAATGTTATATATCTTTTACCGGATAATTATAAAGCTTATACTCAAATACGTTATGAATTATGTAGTTGACAATGATTAATGAAGATGAAATTTATCCCTCTTGTTATGGAGATATGTCTCTGGGAAAATATTTCGTTGCCTCAGAGGAATGAAATTTGTTCAAGaatttgaacttgaattttGTGTAATGGAAAAAGTGTCTTCAAAGATGCAATGCAAAGAAAACAATGACATTATAGGCATAGAAAGGAAGAACAAGTGATTTTCAAAGATGCATTTCAATGAAATATGTAACAAACACAGCAGAGGATAACAAGAAAGAACATGGATAGAAATGGAATGGATGCATTGACATACTTCGTATTAACAGAAATGGAATGAATGCATCTACATACTTCAAGAGCTCCATTTCCATACTTCATAATAACATAATAGGAAAGCAATAGCAAATAGAAATGGAATGGACACATTAGTATACATACCAAAGAAGTTATGGAAGTTCTAGGATGAACAACGAGCAAGTATGAAACAGAATGACAAAAGGggacaatatatatatagatgaggATGAGATTATTAAATGATGCATTGAAGactttaaacaaaaaaaatctcaaGAATCCCTGGAAATGACTAACTCAGTTGACAACACAAATTAGAAGGAAAATGACATATATCATACGCATATTTGATAGTAAAAATTAGTAGATGAGACCTACTAAAGTAAATAAACAATAGGTATGCAAAGGTATGAAAagacaaattttgaaaataggaCAAAGAGGTATGAACAAAACCATCAACAAGGGACAAGACATTagcaaaataaaattttaaaaaagaagaagctcTGTCGTCGAACTGCATTAATCAGAACAGAAGTACCAATCAGAATAATGGggcaatgaaaagaaaaattagaataGAAGTACCAAAAATTTAAGCAAAGAACATGAACACATCTCAGCTAATATTATGGTAAACAAAACAAGATAATGAATCTACAAATACAGATCAGAGAGGATAATGGACAACGGAGAATGGAAAATAGAATAGTAACGCACAAATGTGTTTGAAAATAGAATAGTAACACACAAATatgcaaaacaaaaacaataaaatcaaaatcaGATATTGATCTTATCAAGACCTCATCATCGACAATTAAGATTTTGAATCAAACTTCCAACCCTACCGTGCTCAGACAATTCCAAAACCCTATCATTCTTCGGATGTAGGTATATGTTCACTGTACACATATAACAGAAGCAAAGGGGAAGTCTGAGCGACAAGATTAGAAGTCCAACCATGCAACGAACTAGAGAGGGGAAGGAGATCGATTTTGGAGGCCTCAGCGTGGAAACAAAGTTAGTCAACAAAGCCAACAAGTAGAAGGAGAAGCATTTTAGAGGCAATGCGTAGAAACGCAACCATCAACAAAACGTAAAGGATGGAGATCTGTGATTCAGAGAAAAACGAAGGGGTTTGTCACCGATGGAGAAAAGCATTTTGAAGATGCAAAACGAAAAGGGGTTGGAGGACACATGTCTAAGGTTCGGAGAGGAAGACGAAAATGGGGAAAATGCCGGAGATAATGTAGATTCCGAGAggaaaacaaaggaaaaaagagaatATGAGATTTGGAGAAGAAAACCAACCTTCAAAACGGGAAAAGTGGAAGAAAACAATGAGGATCTGACAAACTTGGGAAAGGATTAAAGAGGTTTTCAGGAGGGATTACAACAAACcaaagagagagagatgtgTTATAGGGAACTAAGAGACGGATTGAGAAGGTGTACAAGGGATTAGGAAACCCTAATCCTCGGTTTATGTTAGTTGGGCACTAAACAAGGAGTGAGCTATTATAATACACTCTACTCCTACTTAATCTAGGGCCCAAACAGCCCCTacgaggttttttttttcttttaactacTATAGCTTAAATAGGGGTATCATATTAAAAGTTGGACCTAATGTTgccaaatttttcataaatatactAATGTGCTTCAATTTTACACAAATGTAGAGCCCAAAAGACCAAACTACAAATccttattattaataatatattaaaaaaatagaaaaatgaaataagaaaagTAGACGATTGCATGTGATTAAGATTTTCATTTATTAGATATCTTATGTAAATATGTTATgtgattaattctattatggtaatattataatcaaaatatccttaattatttttcttttggcaaatttgttaaaaaattattcCCTTTGTCCGATCTCTCTCCGTCCATTGTTTCTTATTACATTCAtctccttcaattttttttggtgagtgcatatttgtttcatattattaattatgtgtATGAAATTGTGAAATATAGTATGCCTATGAAATTTTTTGGTAAATTTTTCCGATAAAGAAAATTTACAAAGAATGGAGTATATATACCACGTAATTTATAGTATATACCCCTATTAACTTTTAGTAAAGTATATATACAATGCCATTTTCTTTcgttttgcattttttttcatatataccacgtaatttaataatttcctatatatatttattatatttcattaAAGTTGCATTAATTTTCATAATATTAGAAGTTAATTTGTAAAATCTTACCATAATTGAAACTGTTTTTGATTTAAATAGATCATTATATACCCCTGTATATTTAACATAATATTGGATAACAATGTATGTGTGCATACTCGACAAGAAATAATACAAATATATGAGTCACTGCTTATGTGTTATTGAATGTATGCATGAGTATATAATGATCATATAATAACAATGTTTGAAATATGCACTGGTATATAATAAATATGTGTCACTGCTTATGTATTCTTATAAAAATGAAAGTGTACATAATGAGCACAACATAGAATCATTTTATTAATGCAATCGTATATACTAAGAAAGGGATTAGAAGTTCATTATATACTGTataccatatttaaaaaaagaagttCATTAATCGCACACTAGTATTTAAataagaaagggaaaaaaagttCATTATATACTGTGTATTATATTTCACAATTCaagaaagaaaattgataaCATGAAACTAAAAATCGAAGGAGATAACCAGAAAGTTCACAGTAATTTTTTTATTGGAAACTTAAACagataaaataatatgatatatGCACTCACCAGATAAGTAGGCGGAAAAAGGGTGAAAGATGCTGCATAGGAGATGATcggaaaaataaatattgatcaaaatttgaattaaatcgGACGAAATCGGGTGGAAGGCAACGTAAAGTGGACAAAAAAATGGTGAAAGAAGCTGGAAGTAGTAAACCGTAGATAGAAAATCTTTGTTCAATGTGCAATTAAGACAAAAAAcgttatttttgtaaaaaatatttaatatattattacaaaatttGACTCAAGTATATACCATAATTAATTtgcatataatataataaaaataagatatatattattatatatttaatttattaaatagaCAATGTGATATAAGTTAATTAtggtatatattattatataattttgaaaatatatattacttaGGTAATCTCGAATCTTAGTTtgaaaatttgatgaaattttgagACTGCCATATATTCTTTACCAACATAGAATTTTAAaaggaaattgccaaaaataggttaaaaaaggagggttaaatgacttttgggatagtttttgaaaaggaaaagttttaggacaatttagaggtgaatagacaaaaatgcccttcattgaatttctctttttctttccctttcccttctctttagCGTAGAACacttgaattaaaaaaaatcgccttttgttggcttttgaaatttcccgctctaCTCCTACACTTTGCTCTTCAAAGATACGCCGACCGTTCGTCGCTTGTCGTTTGTCGGTCCTCTAGTGCATTTCGTCTCTTTTCCttttcgaaccattcaatcaacttttagcgttttcttttatttcgatgagttttatctctaacacattttcaatttatttgctgtaaatgtttggtttggTTTAGTTATTTGTTGTGAGTTTCTCTAACCCATTTCTTATTTGCTGGAAATttgtttagtcaaagtttggtttaggttcttagaaagttaaaTGGGTAGTGAAATGAATTGAAGTTAAATATAGTTGGCATTTTGCTCCTTTTTCTTTGGATCCCTTCTTTAACTCTGAATTGGCTGCCTCTTAGAAGTGCAATTGAAGCTCCTTTATTCAGcggtgaatttttttttatctacattGCTTTCTATCAATTGTGTATTGTCTTATATTATGAGCAATTTTTCATGCCGCTATGAATGCTTCTCAAACCACTCTGGCTTTCTCTTTGATCACTTTCTATCACCTGCACTTTTGTTGGGTTTCTCTataactttgaattttgaaatactATGAATGATGTATTGGTCCATATAGCTAATGAGCATAATAAAAGGTTTAAAAAACTACTCTATTTAATTTGAGGTAGTAATTTGTTTGTAAGAAGAAAGATTTATATTAAGACTTAAGTCTATTAATAAGATTTAAATAGTTGAATGTGAGTTGATAATTTTAGATTACATGCAAATAAGGATGGACACGTTGAGAATTTGGGTTTGAAGAGGTAAGGGAATACAAATAATGAATATGAAGAAGTGTTAGGTCATAAATTGAAGTAAATGAGAGAGGTGGTGATATACATATCGGAAGGGATATGCATTAGTTTTGAttgttttaaaagtttaattacattttttaaatgaagCATTAACTGTTTTTGTCCAAAGTACCGtttgtttttaacttttttttttgtgcatTAGTTTGGAttgtttttatgcatgtttagtaagtctttTAATCCGtttggagtgattctatgcATGTTCAGTAAGTTTATTAGGCCCTTATGGTTTATCTTGCATGTATCTCGCACAtttctcgcacgttccaaactttcactatttatttcaaaatcaaattagtACACCTCATAATCCATTTAGAGTGATTCTATGCATGTTtaagtaagtctcttaggccctcatggtttatcttccacgtatctcgcaccttccaaactttcactatttatttcaaaatcaaattggtacacctcatAATCcatttagtaagtctcttagtcccttatggtttatctcgcacgtatc
This region of Cucumis melo cultivar AY chromosome 7, USDA_Cmelo_AY_1.0, whole genome shotgun sequence genomic DNA includes:
- the LOC127150393 gene encoding protein PELPK1-like, which encodes MASSKFLIIAFMATLALSSIDVGQAARHLLQTAPPLVPNLPVIPTGIPPLPALSNPTLPNLPQPTLPKVNLPPLPSSPVNIPSGLALPPLPNMALPNFPSIPTIPTSFPSIPFLSPPPATSSSP